A genomic segment from Ptychodera flava strain L36383 chromosome 19, AS_Pfla_20210202, whole genome shotgun sequence encodes:
- the LOC139119495 gene encoding renin receptor-like, whose translation MIENVNSPKLSITHAALVKMATVKSGSIPCLFVVVFLSFGLEILAANQLHFTHKPKYVQITPDAEQIRASEVADVVSLALGFSTNKELGWSGLSSGNLFRRPKANVLCTVEGVEDIKLNLEGVIATFPIEKDVPFISTEAVSQNIESLFPLQNPLTVDLSSDGKLFTLHSKHPHLFRDVPATRNQIQPVLLGSQLSVLYTFNLGSLNFSKDADFTFLSELQIVQEILDVISENKHLTQDGVPDIFTFSFGGMNHLIRTYGSKSSQVRDGIDVLSSFLNRLMTTLKALYGDDIVAEVATLTPNDPILVRQRRQSEHGDTRTHEFESSADVDPSDFNVAKSTSEDFPSLFHIVLWISVFWILTIFVICFLMWYMDPGDTIIYRMTSQRIKTE comes from the exons GTTTGGAAATACTTGCCGCCAATCAGCTGCATTTCACCCATAAACCCAAGTACGTACAAATAACCCCAGATGCTGAACAAATAAGAGCAAGCGAGGTGGCTGATGTGGTGTCGCTAGCTCTTGGTTTCTCAACAAACAAA GAACTCGGGTGGTCTGGTCTGTCCTCCGGCAATTTATTCCGTCGACCTAAAGCGAATGTGCTCTGCACAGTAGAGGGCGTAGAAGATATCAAATTGAACCTTGAAGGTGTCATAGCAACGTTTCCGATTGAAAAG GATGTACCATTCATCAGCACTGAAGCGGTTTCCCAAAATATCGAAAGTTTATTTCCACTACAGAATCCACTAACGGTTGACCTGTCATCTGATGGAAAG CTTTTCACGCTTCATTCGAAACATCCTCATCTCTTCCGAGATGTCCCAGCTACAAGGAATCAAATACAGCCAGTACTGCTCGGCAGTCAGTTATCTGTACTCTACACCTTCAATCTGGGGTCGTTGAACTTTTCGAAAGACGCCGATTTTACCTTTCTTAGTGAGTTACAAATCGTGCAAGAAATCCTAGATGTG ATATCCGAAAATAAGCACCTGACACAAGATGGCGTTCCTGACATTTTCACGTTCTCGTTTGGAGGAATGAACCATCTCATACGTACCTACGGCAGTAAGTCCAGCCAGGTCCGAGATGGTATTGACGTACTGTCGAGTTTCCTAAACAGG TTGATGACGACCCTGAAAGCATTGTACggtgacgacattgtggccgaagtggcaactttgacccctaaTGACCCTATACTGGTGAGACAACGCAGGCAGAGCGAACATGGAGACACGCGCACGCATGAATTTGAG AGTTCTGCAGATGTTGATCCCTCTGATTTCAACGTGGCCAAATCTACATCAGAAGACTTTCCATCACTTTTCCACATTGTTCTCTGGATTTCTGTGTTCTGGATTCTGACCATTTTtgtgatttgttttctgatgtGGTACATGGATCCTGGTGATACCATCATCTACAGAATGACAAGTCAGAGAATCAAGACAGAATAA